One Euwallacea similis isolate ESF13 chromosome 16, ESF131.1, whole genome shotgun sequence DNA segment encodes these proteins:
- the LOC136414107 gene encoding uncharacterized protein gives MHEYILNNSRTDAFRLSGFQPTSSANANQQKSMLINISSNVYYGYQPLRPPVDVEPMQTETCQKVPKDEGSRQQDLEHLCGKRHRESENGSPKSWKRRRLCDVTKLMQQSQKVSPSKMNLEEDLLRETHGCSYYHWIATNTKVSSL, from the exons ATGCACGAATACATCTTAAATAATTCGCGAACGGATGCATTTAGATTAAGTGGTTTCCAACCGACCTCTTCAGCGAATGCCAATCAGCAAAAATCAATGTTAATTAACATATCCTCAAATGTTTATTACGGTTATCAACCTCTGCGGCCTCCTGTGGACGTCGAACCTATGCAAACAGAAACTTGTCAAAAGGTTCCCAAAGATGAAGGCTCCAGACAGCAAGATCTAGAACATCTGTGTGGCAAACGTCACAGAGAATCAGAAAATGGGAGCCCCAAAAGTTGGAAGCGAAGGCGGCTATGtg atgTGACCAAGTTAATGCAACAGTCTCAAAAGGTTTCaccttcaaaaatgaatttggaGGAAGACTTGTTACGTGAAACTCATGGTTGTAGTTACTATCATTGGATTGCAACTAACACCAAAGTGTCTTCTCTATAA
- the LOC136414083 gene encoding zinc finger protein 354A: protein MENSEEREILENVVITSEGADGPQYIRLADNSQIISSELLQNHNGLVVDLGGNDFIPVSYSSEDILTQELTEEDRNLAAALVAVQLSQQQKQQQIQDSSLPLIAGGKILEEHSQLILTQDKGAGNAQYLKIVNSDSIYLEQQGVHKIVENVRIIDDTDQNIPIQTVHTTVDDSPQHVNLNDSKIEITIEKDDEYEKADSDRESVRNDHRSSKKSLPHKKRISRKLRKNSVPTTKKYSCSFCTESFASNDEYQEHEGSCSAAKVPINLPFACQLCTAAFADQLKFFEHLKKHYEPGGLDGLPLVSESAGTPSQSEDKKKKPIVTKQEKKTVVEEKEPQETLLSSLLSLQCMECNKTFRRQKTFEAHMRDVHTNKAEPEDEFSDTEDMMAGIDVAVDYDSIQGDEVEDDSKAWYQEEELHQTEKDLEELEDKNEHVCHLCKQPFALRAILLQHLVTCRVTSGMTEPTPAVIVRKKNKKIKEKLNCELCDRVFKHRNSLVYHMRSHSGVRPHQCELCGKSFFASSALKVHLRLHSGDKPYDCVHCGRKFRQWGDLKYHITSIHSTEKNYQCEYCGKEFARKYSLVVHRRIHTGERNYKCEYCGKTFRASSYLQNHRKIHTGEKPHSCPICAKPFRVRSDMKRHEKTHGKLATPRGAAKVQAQQQQQAQAQVTAVTEFKVHKDEVEDNDESNELHIGEDEDAEHILGYEQQEIEMMGGGTITKRNLYTNGHELFLVTYPNEMVSRGAGGTETWIHTSNA, encoded by the exons ATGGAAAATTCAGAAGAACGTGAGATCCTTGAAAATGTTGTAATAACCTCAGAAGGTGCAGATGGGCCTCAATATATTCGACTAGCTGATAATTCCCAAATAATCAGTTCTGAGCTATTGCAAAACCACAATGGGCTTGTGGTTGATTTGGGTGGAAATGATTTTATCCCTGTGTCATATAG CTCTGAGGATATTTTAACCCAAGAACTAACAGAAGAAGATCGGAATCTTGCTGCAGCTTTGGTAGCAGTTCAGCTTAGTCAACAGCAAAAACAGCAACAAATACAAGATTCATCACTTCCCCTTAttg cAGGTGGTAAAATTCTTGAAGAACATTCACAACTTATATTGACGCAAGATAAAGGCGCTGGCAATGCCcaatatttgaaaatcgtAAACTCGGACAGCATTTATCTCGAACAGCAAGGAGTGCATAAAATCGTCGAAAATGTTAGAATTATTGATGACACCGACCAGAATATTCCCATTCAAACTGTACATACTACAGTGGATGATAGTCCACAGCACGTGAATCTCAATGACAGCAAAATTGAGATTACTATTGAGAAGGATGACGAATATGAAAAAGCAGATTCTGATCGGGAATCCGTTAG aaatGATCATCGTTCCTCCAAGAAGTCGCTACCACATAAAAAAAGGATTAGTagaaaactaagaaaaaacaGCGTCCCTACgaccaaaaaatattcttgcTCATTTTGCACAGAGAGTTTCGCAAGTAACGATGAATATCAGGAGCATGAGGGTTCCTGTAGTGCAGCAAAAGTGCCCATTAATTTGCCGTTTGCCTGTCAATTGTGCACCGCCGCCTTTGCCGATCAATTAAA GTTTTTTGAGCATCTAAAGAAGCATTATGAGCCAGGCGGTTTGGACGGACTGCCACTTGTTTCCGAGTCCGCCGGGACTCCCAGCCAATCTGAAGATAAAAAGAAGAAGCCGATAGTAACAAAACAAGAAAAGAAAACCGTAGTCGAAGAAAAGGAGCCTCAGGAAACGTTGTTGTCAAGTTTGCTCAGCTTGCAATGTATGGAATGCAACAAGACATTCAG gcGACAGAAGACTTTTGAAGCCCACATGAGGGATGTACATACCAATAAGGCAGAACCTGAAGATGAATTTTCAGATACTGAAGATATGATGGCAG GTATAGATGTGGCGGTAGATTATGACAGTATTCAGGGAGACGAGGTAGAAGACGACAGTAAGGCCTGGTACCAAGAAGAAGAACTGCACCAAACTGAGAAAGACCTTGAGGAACTAGAGGATAAGAATGAGCATGTTTGTCACTTATGCAAACAACCATTTGCGCTTAGAGCTATTTTATTACAGCATTTGGTTACCTGCAGAGTAACCAGCGGAATGACAG aacCGACTCCAGCTGTTATCGTACGGAAGAAAAATAAgaagattaaagaaaaattaaactgcGAATTATGCGACAGGGTGTTCAAGCACAGAAATTCATTGGTGTACCACATGAGGAGTCACAGTGGTGTCAGACCTCACCAATGTGAATTATGTGGAAAGAGTTTCTTCGCTTCTAGTGCTCTAAAAG ttcACTTGAGATTGCACTCGGGAGACAAACCGTACGATTGCGTTCATTGTGGCAGAAAATTCAGACAATGGGGAGACTTAAAATATCACATCACGTCCATTCATTCAACTGAAAAGAATTATCAGTGTGAATATTGTGGAAAAGAATTTGCCAGAAAGTATTCCCTGGTGGTACACAGAAGAATTCATACAG GAGAACGCAATTACAAATGTGAATATTGCGGCAAGACATTTAGAGCCTCGTCGTATCTACAGAATCATCGCAAAATACATACTGGAGAAAAGCCACACAGTTGCCCGATTTGTGCCAAACCGTTCCGAGTGCGGTCCGATATGAAACGGCACGAAAAGACGCACGGAAAATTGGCTACACCGCG TGGTGCAGCTAAAGTTCAAGCTCAACAGCAACAGCAGGCCCAGGCCCAAGTAACTGCAGTAACCGAATTTAAAGTGCACAAAGATGAAGTGGAAGATAATGATGAATCAAACGAATTACACATAGGTGAAGATGAAGATGCTGAACATATTTTAGGCTATGAGCAGCAGGAAATTGAAATGATGGGTGGGGGAACAATCACCAAGAGAAATTT ATACACAAATGGTCATGAACTGTTCTTGGTGACGTATCCCAATGAAATGGTCTCGCGCGGTGCTGGGGGTACTGAAACGTGGATTCACACAAGCAAtgcttaa